The genomic region AAGTACGAGATTATGGTTATACAatgcaaaacaaatgatcaaaaACTCACTCTGTGCAGGACATACCTAGTTGTAGTCACAGTTTGTGGGATGCTAGACTGTTTGGAAAAAAAATGCCCATGGATTTTTCTTAAAAAAGTACAACCCAAGATTTAATCCATAACATAATATTGGAAAATCACATTTATCTGTGAGATATTTTAGACCGTGATGCTGCAATTAAGCGAAAGCCCACAGGGGGGAGCTTGGCTCCCACTTTGAAAATATATAATGGGCAACAGAgtacagaaaatacatttagactcactcactcactcactcactcactcactcactcacacacacacacacactcccctgcTTATAAATACatctaaacacacactcaggctCACTCATTAGGGATGTCAATGACTAGTTCAGCCTCGtctccctcccctctgtctTCATCTCCTCGATCGCTGTCTCCatcactctctccctcctcctcagctGCATCTCCACTAAGCATCTGTCTGGGAACCCAGCTGAAGGGGCCGCTGGCTGCAGTAGGCGCCACGGGGGCTGATGGGTAATTAGCTGCCATTGGGGCAACAACCTGAAAGAAATTCAGAATAAagcaaaaaatttaattttgagaGGGATGGAGATATGATGGAGGCAAGAGGGGTATGGATGGATGGCTGCATCACAGATGTACAGAGTAAATCAGGACAAAGCATGCAGCATGTATATGAACTTAAAGACATACTGATCAGAAGGTCATTTCAGCACAGTGCCAAACTTAAAATGGCTTAGGGGACTGAATTGTCTACAACATCATTGTCCTGAAATGTCATTATTAGAGGTTATATTGAGTAAAGATCAGAACAAGACTGTTAATATAGCAAGAGTTTGTCAACTATGCCACAAAGTAAAATGAACCAATACAGAGTTTTTAGACTCCCTAAGGAGAACATAAAAGTAGACACATATGCATATATACTGTGGCCAAAATATAACCTACTGTGCCATCTAATATAAATGGCACATTCTTATACAGGATGTGAGAAGTAAGCAATATATCtgaataattattatcattgttataattattattactacgtCTGAGCatcttatttttccttttcctctctcacCTTCCCAGTAGtctctttcttgtttttaggcgtctttgtttttctctctttcttcattcGTTCAGCTGGTGGAGCCATATACTCTGGTGGGAAGGGCATCTGCCCAACACACACGCAGGCCCCAAAATTGCCAAAtgaccacacaaacacacatgcacacaggcaTTGGCAATTtacaagacagacacacacagcaacaacacaaaaaacacagaagaacacagaaaaaTGAACATTGCAAGGACATTATAAgtatcaaacaaaaaacaaacaaaggaaaagATAATCCAGACTTTGTGGATAAAGTGACAAAAGaatgaaattatataaataatgacaaataaaaacagggaTTATGTTTGCTGATGAAGAGACGACAGTGGCAGCAATATTACTGTTGCTGACCGCACTAAGGGAGATGCAAACTCACAGTGTTCAGGTAGGGTCCAGAGCCCGATGACTGTAGGGGATTTACACCAGGACGGGACAACAGGGAGAGATGAGGGGAAGATGATGAAGGAATACACGCCCCAGGACTACTTCTTCGCCTGAAAAGAATGCATGGAAAATTAAGAGAAACTCACTGTGTGGGGTATAACAGCAAGAGCATTCAGAGCGCAAAATGTTTTGTCCACATTGGTCCATTTGATTCAATAGGCCGTAACAAGCCAGcttaatttaaacaaacataattTTCTCTATGTGTTGGCCTTTGTACACACTAATTCAACACTtctctaaaaacaaaacaaatgtttcccAGAGTGGCTAAATTTGAAAAAGCCAGCCTCACGTTTAATTGTGGTCAAGGAAAACAGATCTTTTGGAAAATGATGATGCCTGGAAATTCATCAgctaaaaagaagaaaagaagccCTGATAAGCCCTGATGTTTATAATTATCTAGAAATTACTTGCACTGACTTAAGTCAGTGCAGGATGTCCAGCACAAATAACAAATTGCCAGAAAATTGTATCTTGCTTTCTTTGCACACTAACTCAAGACTTAAATGTGAATAACacaacacttaacccctagttgctctagaggAGTACGACCTCTGATaaatatatagcaattgtaaatcgctttggataaaagcgtcaactgaatgttttgtaatgtaaaagtctgttttttcttttaaaatggtcacaatgaccacaaagatgggaatattttataaatacacATATTGATTGTTCATATTCATGGCACTATTCATAGTACAAGCAGCAGTGAAAATTCTGTGGTTGGTGAAAGACAAAGTGCTGAACTACTCAAGGTATTGATGATATCAAGAGTTACCCTGAGCTAGTTGGTcaaatttttgtattttatgttaaaatgcCAATCTTACTTCTTTGCTACTTCTCgttctctttccctctcacgGGGTCCTTCTccttcactattttctgaagAAACTGTTGCATCTGAATCTGCAACAGAAGACAAGAAAACCTGAACCAACAGTATAGTCGACTGCGTACAACTGTGACACAACAAATGAAAGCATGGCATGGTAATAAACACTTCATTCTTTAGGATGAGGTGCAATAACTACCTGAGGAATCTTCATCGACTCTCTCATACTGCAGCAGTCTGTCCAAAAGGAAGCTAGATAACAAGTGCAtgacattatttatttactgcacGCACATAATATTATTGAACATCCACACATTTTCATGTACACACAATGTAATCTCACCTTTTGTCCCTGGAAACTTTGAGAAGTTTTCTCTGTGCtctcctcagctcctcctgAAAGCATTCCTGTTCCTGGAAAAGGGCAACCAAACACGGAATCAGAGCAGACAAGGAgatatgtgtatgtaaaaaGACGATATATGATTGCTCAAGACTGACCGTTCACACTGAAAATGATTTTACTCACATAAACAAGAAATTTTAATTTTCGTTTGAGATTTTTGTATTTCCGCTTATAGTCGACTTCGACGTCCGCTTGACCGTTCATTTCTGAAACGCAGCATGCAAATGATGAAACAATGAAACCTACCGTTTGTTAACAGTTGAAGTTATATGCTGCAGCTACTTTTCCTAACACACACTGCATGTGAAAcgacataacgttacatcggTGTGATGGACTGAATAAGGTAATGTATGCTACGCTAGTTAAAAACATTAGCTTACATAGCTAGCTCTCACAGACATCTACAAATGTACATCTTCATTTATTTCATATGCAAGCATGATTTCGATGAATTGCAAGTCTATTTTTAAGAAAAGCCCTGATACCTCTTATTTGAGTCTGTCTGTGCGACATACTCTTGTTTACTTTCGTGACGTCGTTTCCATGCGTCGTGATGGGCGggaacttcttcttcttcttcttttgggGTTTTAACAGCAGGTGGCAGCCAGCGTGTTATGTGCGTTATCGCCACCTTCTGCTTCTGACCGTGGACATCAGAGAAAATGGGGGcggacaataaacataaaatttcacaagagcaatttttgaggggaacacaaataaaattgtacttaataggatacgtgtacacagagagaagtcttactATTTTTccggccaacaacacaaagcaataattaaatattaaatatgacttaagttcATAGGTTAACCATACGGCCATATTATCCTAGTCCTCTAGGCTACATAGTAATTTAGGTTTCTTCTGGGATAGAGGATGTctcttacatacatacatatacacatatatatgtataaatatatacgTATAtgtatattcagactttcattcaatatattcagacggacaaactttatatatatatatattatttcctaaaTGGCATGCcataatatacataaatatatatgaaaCACCAATGTCCCGACAGTGACAGTGTTAAAGTAACAACTAATCTTTTATGTGATCATGACCATggcacatggaacaataaacacaactcatcattcaaaaaaaaaaaaaagatggcttgagtgaatttactttccgtGATTGAAAGCAGCTTCTTTCATATAACTCCGTGAAAGTGTGACGTATCAACCTGATTTTCCCCTGTTctgttacagtgggggaaataagtatttgaccccttgctgattttgcaggtttgcccacttacaaagaatgcaacgatctacaattttaatcatatgtacattctaacagtgaaagacagaatcccaaagaaaattccagaaaatcacatcatatgaatttattaaaattgataaccatctgatgaggaaaaacaagtatttgaccccctggacaaacagcatgttaatattttgtagaaaagccattattggccagcacagatgtcaaacggtttttatagttggtgacaaggtttgtgcacatttcggcagggatgttggcccactcctccctgcagacagcctccaaatcattcaggttccgaggttgtcgcctggcaactcgaattttaagctccctccaaagattttcaattggattcaggtctggagactggctaNNNNNNNNNNNNNNNNNNNNNNNNNNNNNNNNNNNNNNNNNNNNNNNNNNNNNNNNNNNNNNNNNNNNNNNNNNNNNNNNNNNNNNNNNNNNNNNNNNNNcagatcaacaatcttgtccctgatgtccgtagaaagctctttggtcttgcccatggtggtgatgttggatgctggttgtttgggtgttgacaggtgtcttttatacaggtaacgaggtgaggcaggtgtatttgatgtagataattggttgggattggggctgtgtcttaaagaaagactaactggcttgtaggagccagaatacttgctgtttggtagggggtcatatacttgtttttcctcatcagatggttatcaatttttataaattcatatgatgtgattttctggaattttctttgggattctgtctttcactgttagaatgtacatatgattaaaattgtagattgttgcattctttgtaagtgggcaaacctgcaaaatcagcaaggggtcaaatacttatttcccccactgtacatacGTATTCCACCGTTACTATATACCTTAAAAACTGTCCAACAATTACAACTGTACACATTAATTTGATTGTTGTGATATGTATTTGATGTGACATGGTCATGGTACTGCAATTTGACTTCTGCTGCCTGCCTCAATGTTATGTCCTGTATATGCTTCAATGTAGCATTTGTGTGAATATTCTTCGTTTAGATTTGTACTGTTTTAATACATGAAtcgttttttttgtgtgtgtgtgtgtgtgtgtgtgtgtttgtctcaaTTGTGTGTCACCCACTTAGTATGTCTACTTTCTTCTGCTTAGTTTTGTTGTAAATATAattgtaatgtattttattggaTGTATGCCTATTGACAACAGGCCGGGGACAACAGTTGGAAATTAGCCGTAGAGGCTAAAGCTGCTCTTTGTATCAAAAGGGACTGTCCACGatattataaacaaataaactaaactaaactaaatttaaTAGCCAACGCTGATTTACAGCTGCTTTGATTCTCAGACAGGAATTGCTCCTCATGCTTCCATGATTTCATGCAGCAGGTCGTTGTATTTTATTGAATCATCCTGTCAGTGTCCCCTCCACCTGCCGCATAGTGTAGTGCACTGAGTTTGCTCAGCCCAGTCACTTGTCAGGACCCAGTAGC from Micropterus dolomieu isolate WLL.071019.BEF.003 ecotype Adirondacks linkage group LG03, ASM2129224v1, whole genome shotgun sequence harbors:
- the ino80e gene encoding INO80 complex subunit E isoform X1, which gives rise to MSHRQTQIREMNGQADVEVDYKRKYKNLKRKLKFLVYEQECFQEELRRAQRKLLKVSRDKSFLLDRLLQYERVDEDSSDSDATVSSENSEGEGPREREREREVAKKRRSSPGACIPSSSSPHLSLLSRPGVNPLQSSGSGPYLNTMPFPPEYMAPPAERMKKERKTKTPKNKKETTGKVVAPMAANYPSAPVAPTAASGPFSWVPRQMLSGDAAEEEGESDGDSDRGDEDRGEGDEAELVIDIPNE
- the ino80e gene encoding INO80 complex subunit E isoform X2, with product MNGQADVEVDYKRKYKNLKRKLKFLVYEQECFQEELRRAQRKLLKVSRDKSFLLDRLLQYERVDEDSSDSDATVSSENSEGEGPREREREREVAKKRRSSPGACIPSSSSPHLSLLSRPGVNPLQSSGSGPYLNTMPFPPEYMAPPAERMKKERKTKTPKNKKETTGKVVAPMAANYPSAPVAPTAASGPFSWVPRQMLSGDAAEEEGESDGDSDRGDEDRGEGDEAELVIDIPNE